CTTGTTGTGCAGCCCCATGGCGAACAGCTCGTAGCGCACGCGGAACTGCTCGGGCGTCTCCTTCAGCAGCTTCTCTCCCCACGCGAAGCTCGCGGCGGCGAGCTGCTCGGTCGGAGTCTCCTGGCGCAGCCGCTTCAGCTCGAGCATGTACTGCTGGCGGGCCTCCTTCGCGACGGCCAGCAGCAGCGCGTCCTTGCTGCCGAAGTAGTAGTGCACCAGGCCCTGATTCACTCCGGCCTCGCGCGCCACCTCCTTCACCGTCGTCGCTTCGTACCCACGCTCCGCGAGCACCCGGTAGCCGGCGGTGATGAGGCGCTCCCGGGCATCAGGTTCCGCGGATGCGCCGGGCGACTTCGTGCCGCTGCGAGGACGAGCCATCCCATTCCCATAGGTCAGGCGATGTAGGCCCGCAAGGGAGCAGCCCGCCAGGCAGCCTTGACATCGCGCGTCACCAGCTTTAGTTAGTCGTGTAGCTAATTTAGTCAAACAACTAAAGCCTGGAGGCAACCGATGCGCGTCTCGTCCCTGAATGCCGTGAATGTGTCCAAGGCCGTCCTGATGGTGGTTCCCCTGCTGGCCGCGCCCGTGCTGGCGGACGACGCGGGCGAGCAGATTCCCGCCAGCGAGCGCGAGCGCCGGGCCGCGCTCCTCATGGAGGTGTCGCCGCCCGCCCTGGACGGCTCCATGTACGGCATCCGCCTGGACATCGCCCCCTCCATGGAGGGGCCGTTCTCCTTCGGGCTGATGGGCCGCGCCGGCCAGTGGGGCAACTCCCTTGGCGCGAAGACGCGCTTCGACGGCGTGGGCCTCACCGAGGTGAAGCTGAACTACGCGGTGGGCGTGGATACCCGCTACACGCTGGGCTCCTTCGCCAACGGGACGCTGCGCCCCTTCGTGGGGCTGACGGTGGGCGTCGAGGAGTTCGTGAGCCGCACTGGCGACGGCCCCTCCGAGGCGGCCACGACGGCGGCCTTCGTGGAGCCCGCGGCGGGCCTCATGTGGCGGCCGGGCGCCGGGCGCGTGGGCCTCTCCGCGCGCGTCGGCCCGGGCTTCACCTTCACGGATGTGCGTGACTTGGAGCTCCGCGCCGGCGACCTGCGGCTGAAGCCGGTGTACCCCACGGCCTCGCTGGGTCTGCTCGTCGTCCTCTAAGCCATTCGCCATGCCTGGCGCCCGGCTTCGGCCCGGGCTGCCAGGCGGCGCGGCGGGACGTCACCGCCCCGAGGACCAGGAGTCGCCGGTGATTTCCATGACGAACGGCAGCTTCAGAAGCAGACCCACCTGGGTCGACTCCCGGAAGCCCCGCAGCTGGGGGTCGTACATGCCCTGGAAGCTCGCGTAGCCGGCGACATACGCGATGGTCAGCAGGCCCCGCACCTGGAAGCCGCCACCGAAACGTCCCCGGCTCAGCTCGCCCACCACGCCGAGGTCCAGCCCTATCGGCCCCCAGCCCACCTCTGGCCCGAGGCTCATGCGCGTGGCCCGGTTGGGCAGCGAGTGCACGAGGTCCACGTAGCCGCCAAGCCACACGAGGTCCCTCGAGTTGAGCTTCACCATGCTCGCCTCGACTCCCAGCACCGGGTACAGGTTGCCGGTGGGGAACAGCTCATCCGCGGCCTCGGGCTCGTCACCGCCCATGCCCAGGTTGAGGCCCATGGACAGGAACGTTCCGTCATACGGCCGCGTCGCCAGTTGGAGCCGCTCCGGCTTCGGCTCGCGGCCCCGTCTCCCTCGCCGGGCGGCCTCGCCGTCCGTGGAGACCAGCCCCACGCCGAGCACCAGCCACGCCGCGAGGAACGACACCGCGCTGCGCGCACGGCACGGCCACTTCGAATCACCAGGACGGCTCATGCCGTCATGATGACGCCATGGGCCTCCTTGCACACCGGGTAGGGGCGGACCCGTCGGCGTTGGAGTCCGAGCGGGCCAGCCGTGCTCCTGCTCAATCGTCACGACCTCGCGCGACTCCAGTAACAGGATGACAAAGAGGTTGACGTCCGAGCCCTGCAGCGGGCTGGCGTCGAACGCCGCGCGCACGTCCTCCGCCCCGTTGCCGCAGGTGGCGAGCAGCCGCGCTCTCATCGGCCTTCCTCTTGGGGTGGGCTTCGAGTGGCGGCGGTGCCTGCCCGCCCGGCCCTCGCCGCGCCGGGCGGCACGAGGTTGGGGGCCCGGACGTCGGGGCACATGATATCTTCAATTTCATGTCTGCACTGGACCGCCCCCGGGCCGCTCACTCCTCGCCGGAAGTGAAGGGGGAGCAGCCCTGGACACAGGAAGCCGAAGCCGAGGACGGCGGAGACGAAGCGCTCCACGTGACGCTGCCGTACGAGCATGCACGACGGGCCTACGACGCCTCCACCGTGCGCCGCTTCCGGCTCACCGTGGCCGAAGGCCCCGGCGCGGGCACGATGTGGGAGTCCACGGTGGACACCTGCTCGGTGGGCTCGCACCCGCTCAACGACTTCGCGCTGGATGACTCCACGGTGTCGCGCTTCCACTGCGAGGTGCGCATCGGCCCCCGAGGCCCCCAGGTGAAGGACCTGGACAGCCTCAACGGCGTCATCGTGGACGGCGTGCAGGTGGTGGAGGGCGTGCTGCGCAGCGGCAGCCTGCTGCGGCTGGGACGCGTGGTGCTGCGCTTCGACTTCAGCGCGGAGAACAACCGGCTGCCCCTGTCGGAGAGCACGCGCTTCGGCACGCTGGTGGGCGCGTCGGTGGCCATGCGCGGGTGCTTCGCGATGATGGAGCGCGCGGCCGCGCGCGACGTGACGGTGCTGCTGGAGGGCGAGACGGGCACCGGCAAGAGTCAGGCGGCCCTCGCCATCCACCAGGCCAGCCGCCGGAGGGACGCGCCCTTCCTCGTGGTGGACTGCGGCGCCATTCCCGCGCACCTGCTGGAGAGCGAGCTGTTCGGCCATGAGAAGGGCGCCTTCACCGGCGCGCTCCATCGCCGCGTGGGCGCCTTCGAGGAGGCCGTGGGCGGCACCGTCTTCCTGGACGAGATTGGCGAGCTGCCCGCGGAGCTGCAGCCCAAGCTGCTGCGCGTGCTGGAGAACCGGGAGATCCGCCGCGTGGGCAGCAACACGCATCTGCCGGTGGACGTGCGCCTCGTCGCCGCCACGCACCGGGACGTGCGCGCCGAGGTGAATGCGGGGCGCTTCCGCTCGGACCTGTTCTTCCGGCTGGCGGTGCTGCGCATCTCCCTGCCGCCCCTGCGCCAGCGTCCGGAGGACCTGCCGATGCTCGTGGAGGGCATCCTCGACTCGCTGGGCGCGGACCGGGAGCGGACCGGGGCACTGCGCACGCAGGACTTCATCGCACGGCTGAGGCACGCGGCCTGGCCGGGCAACGTGCGCGAGCTGCGCAACTACCTGGAGCGCTGCCTCGTCTTCGAGGAGGCCGTGGACCTCACCGAGGAGGAGGCGCTGCACGGAGGCCCGCTGGAGGTGGACCCCTCGCAGCCGTACGCGGACCAGCGCCGCCGCATGGTGGACGACTTCGAGCGGCGCTACCTGCGCGCGCTGCTGGAGAAGCACCAGGGCAAGGTGGCCCAGGCCGCCGTCACCGCCGGCATGGACCGCGTCCACCTCTACCGGCTGCTGCGCAGGCACGGCATCAAGCCGTGAGCGTCAGCGAGAGCCGGTGACGCGCAGCCGGCCCTCCAGGACTCCGGGCTCCGTGACGAAGCCCGGCTCCAGCCCGCGCAGCGCCGCCTCCGTGACGGTGAGTCCCGACTCTGGCGACGCCGCCGCCCACGCGGGCAGGTGCAGCAGTCCTCCCCCGCCCTCCTCCGTGGGCAGCCGGGCCACGTGGACGGTGACGGCCAGCTCCACCCGCCGGGTGTCGTCGGAGGCGTCCCCGTCCTTCACCAGCGCCAGCGCCGCGGACAGCACGCGCTCGCGGACGGCCCGCTCACACGCCTCTTCCTCGGGGAGCGTGGCCAGGGCCAGCACACAGCCGCTTCCGTCGACCCGCACCTCCAGGCCGGCCTGTCGCGCCGCCGCGCCCGCGCGCTCCAGCAGCGCGTCCAGCCGCTCCAGCGAGGCCACGTCGGGCGTGCCCTGGAGCCGGGCCTCCGCGTACAACGCCACCGCGTACCCCTCGCGGGCCGGCGCGCGTCCGCCCCGCACCGCGTCTCGCAGCGCGTCCAGCAGCGCGTCCACGTCCGGGTAGCGGTCCTCGCGTCGCTTCGCCAGGCAGCGAAGCACCACCGTGTCCAGCGCGGCCGGCACGGGGGCGCGCTCTCCCGGGCGTGGGGGCGGCGCGTGCAGGTGCTGCTCCTCCACCTCGTGCCGCGTGGTGCCCTGGAACGGCGGCTGCCCCGTGACGAGCTGGAAGAGGAGCACGCCCACCGCATAGAGGTCCGTGCGCGCATCCGGAACCTCGCCTCGAATCTGCTCGGGCGCCATGGACAGCGGAGTGCCCAGCGCCACGCCGGTGTGCGTGAGCGTGGAGGCCCCGGGCGAGTCCGGCGTCAGGCCCTTCGCCACGCCGAAGTCCACCAGCTTCACGTGGAGCGCCTCGCCCCGGCCCGACAGGCGCACCACGTTCTGGACCTTCAAGTCCCGGTGCACCACGCCCGCGCCGTGCGCGGCCCGGAGCGCGGCGCCCACCTGCTCCAGCACCTCCAGCGCCTCGCCGGGGGACAGCGGCCCGCGCGCGGCCAGCTCCGCGGCCAGGTCCCGGCCCTCCAGCCACTCCATGGCGATGAAGGCCCGGCCGTCCGGCAGCTCCCCGTGGCCGAGCACCTCGACGATGTGCGGGTGGCTCAGCCGCTGGAGCGTCGCCGCCTCACGGCGGAAGCGGCGCAGCGCGATGGTGGCCAGGGCCGCCTGCGGGTGCAGCACCTTCAGCGCCGCGGGCGCGCCCGTGCGGGTGTCCTTCGCACGGTAGAGCGTGGAGACAGGCCCCCGGTAGTGGACGCGCTCCACCACCCAATGCCCCACCAGGGCACCGGCCCCCAGCTCCTCACCGTAGAGTGGCTCTTCTCCGCCTGGCACCTGGCACTCCCGGGGTGTGCGCCGCTACGTCCGCTCGCAGGTCGGCGCGCCCGTGCGCGGCTGCACCGTGTCGCACGCGGAATGGAGGAAGGTCGTCACCGGGTGCTGCCACACGTTCCCCAGCGTGTCCTGGCACTGCTCGTAGTCCCTGTCGCCTGTCGTCATCGGGCCTTCCTGGACGGCGCACCTGCCGGGCATGGGCGGGTTGAGGGACTTGAAGCACGCGCCCGTCACCGTCGCCGCGCAGTTGGCGTTGGCGCCCGGCAGCGCGCAGACCCGGTTGGAGGAGTAGGCGGCCCCGCTCGCCCACGCCGGGTCGTAGCAGGAGAACATCCGCGTGTAGATGGAGCCCTGAATCTGCACGTCGGCGCCCACCACCACGTACCGCGCCTCCTGACCCTTCCCGTACTGCACCACCTCCACGTTCACTCCGCGAGCCAGCGCCTTGGAGTCGAACACGTTGCCGTAGAAGGCGCCCTCGCGCTCGGCATACACCTCCGTCTCAGCCAGGCCGTAGCGGACGACGCTGTCTGGCGACACCGCCACGTCCGGGAGCAGGACGCTGGTCGTGCTGGCCGAGAACGGCGCCGCCATCACGCTGAAGTACTGCCCTGCCGTGCAGGTGAAGGACACCACCGGCACCGGAGACGCTCCAGCACAGCTCCCCGTCGCCTCACCGAGGTTGCGCTCGTCGTCGTGGTCGCAGCCATTCACACCCGAGCACACGCGGAGCACCGTCTGCATGTTGCTGGAGCCCAGCACGGGTGCGGGGCCGGGGCAGGACGTGAGGCCGCCCGCCCCCACCTGCACCAGACCGCTCGCCGTGCAGTAGCCGATGCCGTCCGCCGTCCAGCCGCAGTCACGCGCGGGCCCCTGCTGCGTCGTCGGGTTGCACGACAGGAAGCTGTCCAGCGGCTGGCCGGTGGCCGGGTGGTGGTCGGCGGGACGCGTCTTCGCCTCCAGCGTGTAGATGTTGGGCCCCGTCGCGTACGTCCGGTGCTCGCCTCGCATGGACAGCTCCACGCGGCGGCCCAGGGCGTTGTTGCGCGCGAGGAGGCACGAGGAGACGCGCTCCAGGCAGTCCGGTGTCGGCACCCCGCCGGCCCACGCCGGGCAGAGCCCTGCCTGGCCGTACCACTTCCGCGGGGTGTAGGTCAGCGGGTCGAACCAGTTGATGAAGTCGCCCTGCTTCAGCGCGCAGCCCACCAGGTACGACATGAACTGCTGCGCGTTCGGGTCTCCCAGCCGCCTGCGGGTGTTGACGTCCCCGCTCACGGGGTCGAAGAGCGACTGGAGGGATTGCAGGGACAGCTTCCGGTTGGAGTCGATGTTCGCGGAGATGGCGTTGAGGACCAGCGCCTGCGTGGTCAGCGAGTTCGCGATGCGGATTTCCGACTGCTGTGTAGAGGGCGATAGGGACCCGTCCTCATCGTGAATCGCGGTTCCACAGCCGGCGAAGGCAAGTACCAGCAGGGACACAGGGACCAACAGGGAGCGACACGAACGGATGGCCATGGAGCTTTTCTCCAGCGGAGTCTGGGACATGGACGGGATGTCCCGGAGCAAGCACGTGCCGAGCCAGCATCCGGAAAACCACTGTTCACCTGAAGAACGGCCCTGTCCCCCACCCTTCGTTTGTAGCGCGGAATGCCACAGGCGCGGCGGGTTGTGACGTCTCGCGCTACAGGGCGCACAGGGACGCCCTCAGGGACTCCAGGCGCGGGCGCCACAGGGGAGCGCCCTCCACGGCGCGCTCGGCCCGCTCCAGCCAACCCTGGGCCTCTTGTTTGAGCCCCGCCTGGAGCGCGCCCCGGGCGGCCTGGAGGATGATTTCCGCCTTCTCGTCGTCCGACGCGTACGTGGCCGCGTCCTCTACCAGTGCGTGCCAGGCCCGCGAGTCCGGAGCCGCGCCGCCCGGCCGCGCCTCGCGAACCTGGAGCTCGACCAGGCGACGCATGACGGCGGTGGGAGGCAGGGACTCGGGAGCGCAGTGCGTCTCAATCCATCGGAGCTGGCGCGTGGCCTCGTCCAGGTCCCCCAGCGCGGCGCCGATGCGGGCGAGGAGCAGCGCGTCCACCGGCACCGGGTGCTCGCGGAAGAAGCGGACGCCCAGCTCGTGGACGCGGCGGGCCAGCGGCAGCGCCTCTTCCAGGCGGCCCTGCATGTAGAGCACCTCCGCGAGGTTGAAGGTGGACCAGCGCTCCACCTGGGCGTGGCCCAGCTCGCGGCCCAGGGCCATGGCGCGCCGCAGGTCCTCCTCCATCCGCGCCACGTCGCCCAGGCGCAGCCAGAGCAGCACGCGGTTGATGAGGGTGGCCGCGAGGTGCAGCGCGTCGCCGGCCTCCTCGCAGCGGACCAGCGCCTCGTCGAAGCGCGTGGCGGCCTCCTCCGTCCTGTCGAGGAACGTCAGGGCCGAGCCCAGCAGCGCGCCGGCGACCACTCCCGTCTCGTGCTCCCGGGCCAGCTCCGCGCCCTCCACCGCCGAGGTGAGGATGCGCGCCGCGCTGCCCCACTCGCCCTGGCGGATGTGCAGCCGGCCCCGGGCCAGGGTGCAGCGCAGGGACAGTCGCGGGTCATCGAGCTGCTCGATTCGCTCCAGCGCATCGCGCGTGCACGAGGTGGAGCCGTCGATGTCCTCCATCCAGTCGCGCGAGGTGGCCTCTTCCAGCAAGAGGTCCACCTGCAGGGCCACGTCCCCGCGGGCCTCGGCCAGGACTCGCGCGGAGGCCAGGTCGGCGAGTCCCTCGCGGAAGCGCTGGAGCCGGTGCCGCACCCGTCCCCGCCCGGCCAGCGCGCGGGAGCGTCGCTCAACGTCGCCTTCTGGAAGCAGCGCGAGCGCGCGGGTGTAGTGCTGCTCGGCCTCCACGGAGAGGTGGGCGCGACGGGCCTCTTCGGCCAGCGCGAGGAAGGTGGTGGTGGCCTCCTCGTGGGCGCCACAGGCCGCGGCATGGTGGGCGCGGCGGCGGCGCTCGGCGAGGCCCTCCTTCGGGGTGGCGCGCAGCGCGGCGGCGTGCAGGGCGCGGCGCGTGGGCGGAGGCAGCAGGGCTTCCAGGGCCTCGCGCAGCAGGGGGTGACGGAAGACGAAGCGGCCCGGAGCCACCGGACGCAGCAGCCCCGTGCGCGCCAGCCTCTGGAGGCCCGCCCCGGCGTCCAGCGAGGCGACGCGCCCGGGCTCGTCCTTCGCGTCGAGGTGCCGCAGCGCCGCGTCCACGCGGGACACCTCGACCTCCGTGCCCAGCACCGCGCACAGCCGGGCCAGCACCCGGTGCGCCTCCGGCAGTCCAGCGAGGGCACGCGCGGCGAGGCGCTCGAAGAGGGGCGTCACGGAGACGTCCAGCAACGCGTCTGGCGCGATGTACCAGCCACCACCGGGGGAGGCGCGCAGCGCGCCCGCCGCACGGAGCGCACCGGCGAGTTCCACCAGCGACAGGGGCACGCCCTGCGCGAGTTGCTCCAGGCGAGCCAGCACGGGCTCGGGGATGTGCTCGGCGGGGAGGAGCAGGCGCAGCAGGAGCGCGCGGCTGGCCTCGGGGGACAGTGGAGGCAGCGCGTGGTGCGCGACACGGGCGCTGCGCTCGCCCAGGTGGGGGCGCAGGCCCAGCAGCGCGGGCCGTGCGGCGATGCAGACCCAGAGCGGTGCCCGTGTGCCGGCGAGCGTGGCGACCTCGAGCGCGTCCAGGCTGGTGGGGTCCGCGAGGTGGCCGTCATCCACCAGCAGCACCAGGGGCTCGTGTCGCGCACGCTCACGGAGCGCGGCGGCCAGGGCACGCGCGGCGGCATGGCGCACGTCCGCGAGCGGCGGCGAGCCTCGCTGGCGGAGCATCGGCAGCGCGGAGGCCTGGCCCGATATTCCGACGGGTGGGCCTCTGCCGTGTCGCGGCGCTCCGCTCTCGTCCATGTCGGCGGAGTCCAGCTCCGCGATGGCGGCCTTCAGCGTGTCGTGCAGCGACTCCTGGGTGACGGCATCCGGCGCGGGCGCGCGCACGCGGACCACCCGGGCACGCCCCTCCTGCTCGAGCCGCGCGGCCAGCGCCTCCAGGAGACGGGACTTGCCGTGGCCCACGTCGCCAGTGAGGACAGACAGTCCGGGCACGCCCTCGTCGAGACAGCGCGCCGCTTCGTCCGCCAGCGCCGCCACCGAGGCTTCACGTCCGGACAGAGGTGGCGCTTCGGATGAGGACGAGGACGCGCCACCGTCGTGGAGCCGCAGGCGCAGGCTGCCGACGCGAAGCGTGGGGCCATCCGCGGGCACGGGCTCGGTGGCTCCCGGGCCAAGGCGCGCGGAGGCCGCGGCGGTGACACGGACCTCTCCGCCAGAAAGGTCCTCGGGCCACCACTCCGCGAGCGCCTCCAGCGCGGCGCCCGCCACGCGCGTCGTGGTCACCCCCGGGAACACGTGCAGCTCCGCGAGGTGGAGGACGGCACCTCCCCTTCCCTCCTCCGCCACCCTGCGCGCGACGAGCGCGCCCGCGCGCAGGTTCGCCTCGGCCGAGATTGACTCGGAGAAGGCCACGACGTAGCCGCCCGCCCGCACCCGCGCGAGCGTTCCTCCCTGCGGCTCGACAGCCGCCAGCAGCGCATCCACGGCCAGCCCCGACCGGATGCCCAGCAGCGCCACGGGCCGCACCCCGATGCCCAGGGATGAGAGCACCGCCACCGGCGCCGCGACCGAAGGCGAGACTCCCACCGCCGAAGCCTCCTCACGGCACGCGGCATCGAAGGCGGAGAGCACGTCGCCGGCCCGCGCGAAGCGCTCCTGGGGTGACTTGGCCAGGCACCGGCGCAGCACCTCGTCGAGCGCGGCGGGGACGCCCACGCGCTCCGTGACACGCGGAGGACGCAGGCTCACATGTCCGTGGCGGATCTCCTCGGAGCCGCCGGTGAAGGGCGGCGCGCCGGTGAGCAACTCGAAGAGCAGCACCCCGAGCGTGTAGAGGTCCGAGGCGGTACCCGCCTCACGCGCATCGAGGCACTGCTCGGGCGCCATGTAGATGGGCGTGCCCAGCCGCTGTCCCACGGGAGTGAAGCCCGGGGCCTCCGCGTCCGGCACGGCTCCGTCTCCAGGCTCGTCGAGGAAGCGCGCGAGGCCGAAGTCGAGCAGGCTGAGCGCGCCGCCCTCGCGCAGGAAGATGTTCTCCGGCTTGAGGTCGCGGTGCGCCAGGCCCGCCTCGTGGACACGCGTCAGGGCCGAACACAGGCCACTGAGCAGCTCGCGCACGCGCGGCACGGAGGCAGCGCCGGTGCCCGGAAGCGCGGCCATCCATGCGGCCAGCGTCTGTCCATGCAGGTGCTCCAGCACGAGGAATGGCCGGCCCCGGGCGGTGCCATACTCAAGCAGCTCGGGCGCGGTGGGCGGGCCCACGCGCCGCAGTGCGGCGGCCTCGCGGGCGAAGCGCTCATGGTGGGGCCCCAGGCCCAGCTTGAGGGCCACCTCGAGTCCGTCCTCGTCGCGGTACGCGGTGAAGACGCGGGAAAAGCCACCCCTGCCCAGCAGGGCAGCGCAGGTCAGTCCGGGCACGTCCGGGAGCAGCAACGGCTCGACGGAGTGGCCAGCCGACAGTCGCTCACCATGCACGGGACACGCCGCACCGGTGGCGAGGCGGCGATGGCAGACCGGGCAGCGCATCGGAGGACGCCCACGTTACCAGAGGGCCTGTGCCAGGACGATGGCGACGCCCACAAGTCCCTCGCCCGCGATGAGCCCCGAGGCCAGCGTCACCACCCCCTCGCCAGCGGAAGGGCGCAGGCGCCGCGTCACGGCCGCGGCCAGCGCCCCCAGGAAGAACCCCAGCGCGGTGGAGAATGGCGTCAGGCAGGCCAGGCCCATGCCCAGGGGCGACGGCACCCACTGGCGCGCCCGCTCGGGGAGGCGGCGCTCCGCCAGCGTGAGGAGGATGGCGGCCAGGCCGGCCCACAGCATGGCGGCACGGGTGGCGGGCCCCAGGCTGCCGACACCCGTGGACAGTACCTGGGCCACGCTGGCCGTCATCGCGGCGACGGGCGCGGGGAAGCGCTCACTGCCCAGGACGGAGCGGTCCGGCACGAGCAGGTAGAAGAGCGGCACGACGGCGGCGGCCCCCACCAGGGCGCCGAACAACTGCGCGAGGAACAGCCGTCGCGGGTGGGCGCCCAGCAGGTGTCCCGTCTTGAGGTCGCTGAGGAGGTCCGCCGCGGCCGAGGCCGAGTTGACGGTGATGCCAGCGGTGGCGAGGTTGGCCTCCACGTTGCGAGGCAACAGCACGCCGAAGGTGAGCTGCGTCACCTGCTGGAGCGGGCCCACGGGCGTCGCATCCGTCTCCCCGGTGACGCGGCAGGCGATGAGACACAGGACGAAGGACAGCGCCACCGCGAGCGCCGCGTGGGCCACGGGCACGCCGAAGCCGACATGCGCCACGGCGAGGATGGCCGGAGTCAGCACGGCCACGCCCACCAGCACCCAGCGCCCGGGCACCTGGAGCGCATCCACCGGGTGGGGCGCGGCGCGGCGGCCGGAGAACAGTCCCCGCAGCGCACGCCCGAGGACCCGGCCGTCCAGGGCGAAGTGCAGCAGCGAGGCCGCGGTCAGCGCGGCGGCACCGGGCCAGAGGCTCCACCCGAGGAAGCTCTCGTCAGCGGGGACGATGCCGGCGGCGAAGATGCGCGGCGCGACGACGCCGTGGATGAGCAGCGCGCCCAGCAGCCATGAAGCGGTGAGGCGAAGTCCGAGGAGCGCGCCTCCGCCCAAGGGCAGCAGGCTCGTCTCCAGCGCGAAGCCCAGTTGCTGCAGGGGCATGCCCCCGAGCGAGCCGGGAAACGGGAACGCATAGGGAAGGCGGCCGAGCCCATCCCGGACGAGGGTGACGAGGCCGGCCACGAGGCCCCCCACGCCCAGCATGCGCGTGCCCGAGCGGGCTCCGGTGCCGGGAGCATGCAGGGCGCGGATGGCGACAGCGGCGGCGGTGCCGGTGGCGAACGGAAGCTGCTCGTGGTCCACGAGCCGGCGCTTGAGGGGCACGGCGAAGAAGACGCCCAGGGCGGACAGGAGGAAGGTCCACGCGAGCAGCGCCCAGCCCGGCGGGTGACTCCCGGTGGTGAGGAGCCACGCGCCCTGCACGGAGATGAGCGCGCCGCCCGTGGCATAGCCGGCGGAGGACGCCACGGCCTGCGCGCAGCACGTCTCCAGCGGGGACAGCGGTGCGCCCGAGACACCCGGCGCGAGGCGCCGCAGGCCGCCATGGGTCGCATGCGCGAGCAGCGCGGCGGTGATGGCGATGGGGAACACGATGGCCAGCTTCAACCCCGCGTAGAGGTT
The genomic region above belongs to Pyxidicoccus trucidator and contains:
- a CDS encoding sigma 54-interacting transcriptional regulator, with protein sequence MSALDRPRAAHSSPEVKGEQPWTQEAEAEDGGDEALHVTLPYEHARRAYDASTVRRFRLTVAEGPGAGTMWESTVDTCSVGSHPLNDFALDDSTVSRFHCEVRIGPRGPQVKDLDSLNGVIVDGVQVVEGVLRSGSLLRLGRVVLRFDFSAENNRLPLSESTRFGTLVGASVAMRGCFAMMERAAARDVTVLLEGETGTGKSQAALAIHQASRRRDAPFLVVDCGAIPAHLLESELFGHEKGAFTGALHRRVGAFEEAVGGTVFLDEIGELPAELQPKLLRVLENREIRRVGSNTHLPVDVRLVAATHRDVRAEVNAGRFRSDLFFRLAVLRISLPPLRQRPEDLPMLVEGILDSLGADRERTGALRTQDFIARLRHAAWPGNVRELRNYLERCLVFEEAVDLTEEEALHGGPLEVDPSQPYADQRRRMVDDFERRYLRALLEKHQGKVAQAAVTAGMDRVHLYRLLRRHGIKP
- a CDS encoding OPT family oligopeptide transporter: MAAQPVLRPTPEEDAPTPAPLALLTIPGDTPEDSDTYWLREVYQADRVPQFTLRAVLLGSGIGALTCATNLYAGLKLAIVFPIAITAALLAHATHGGLRRLAPGVSGAPLSPLETCCAQAVASSAGYATGGALISVQGAWLLTTGSHPPGWALLAWTFLLSALGVFFAVPLKRRLVDHEQLPFATGTAAAVAIRALHAPGTGARSGTRMLGVGGLVAGLVTLVRDGLGRLPYAFPFPGSLGGMPLQQLGFALETSLLPLGGGALLGLRLTASWLLGALLIHGVVAPRIFAAGIVPADESFLGWSLWPGAAALTAASLLHFALDGRVLGRALRGLFSGRRAAPHPVDALQVPGRWVLVGVAVLTPAILAVAHVGFGVPVAHAALAVALSFVLCLIACRVTGETDATPVGPLQQVTQLTFGVLLPRNVEANLATAGITVNSASAAADLLSDLKTGHLLGAHPRRLFLAQLFGALVGAAAVVPLFYLLVPDRSVLGSERFPAPVAAMTASVAQVLSTGVGSLGPATRAAMLWAGLAAILLTLAERRLPERARQWVPSPLGMGLACLTPFSTALGFFLGALAAAVTRRLRPSAGEGVVTLASGLIAGEGLVGVAIVLAQALW
- a CDS encoding serine/threonine-protein kinase, producing the protein MPGGEEPLYGEELGAGALVGHWVVERVHYRGPVSTLYRAKDTRTGAPAALKVLHPQAALATIALRRFRREAATLQRLSHPHIVEVLGHGELPDGRAFIAMEWLEGRDLAAELAARGPLSPGEALEVLEQVGAALRAAHGAGVVHRDLKVQNVVRLSGRGEALHVKLVDFGVAKGLTPDSPGASTLTHTGVALGTPLSMAPEQIRGEVPDARTDLYAVGVLLFQLVTGQPPFQGTTRHEVEEQHLHAPPPRPGERAPVPAALDTVVLRCLAKRREDRYPDVDALLDALRDAVRGGRAPAREGYAVALYAEARLQGTPDVASLERLDALLERAGAAARQAGLEVRVDGSGCVLALATLPEEEACERAVRERVLSAALALVKDGDASDDTRRVELAVTVHVARLPTEEGGGGLLHLPAWAAASPESGLTVTEAALRGLEPGFVTEPGVLEGRLRVTGSR
- a CDS encoding TetR/AcrR family transcriptional regulator; this translates as MARPRSGTKSPGASAEPDARERLITAGYRVLAERGYEATTVKEVAREAGVNQGLVHYYFGSKDALLLAVAKEARQQYMLELKRLRQETPTEQLAAASFAWGEKLLKETPEQFRVRYELFAMGLHNKDLKPAVAESLQCVGEEVALTVAAVRNGEGAKPEPVDHHYAAIIKACVDGLALHHLLDERFDPAPVYALLSQIVLASVAGPAGKKPAARKSKGQARRGRVPAPRRKTSRKSGGPRSR
- a CDS encoding serine/threonine-protein kinase, with protein sequence MRCPVCHRRLATGAACPVHGERLSAGHSVEPLLLPDVPGLTCAALLGRGGFSRVFTAYRDEDGLEVALKLGLGPHHERFAREAAALRRVGPPTAPELLEYGTARGRPFLVLEHLHGQTLAAWMAALPGTGAASVPRVRELLSGLCSALTRVHEAGLAHRDLKPENIFLREGGALSLLDFGLARFLDEPGDGAVPDAEAPGFTPVGQRLGTPIYMAPEQCLDAREAGTASDLYTLGVLLFELLTGAPPFTGGSEEIRHGHVSLRPPRVTERVGVPAALDEVLRRCLAKSPQERFARAGDVLSAFDAACREEASAVGVSPSVAAPVAVLSSLGIGVRPVALLGIRSGLAVDALLAAVEPQGGTLARVRAGGYVVAFSESISAEANLRAGALVARRVAEEGRGGAVLHLAELHVFPGVTTTRVAGAALEALAEWWPEDLSGGEVRVTAAASARLGPGATEPVPADGPTLRVGSLRLRLHDGGASSSSSEAPPLSGREASVAALADEAARCLDEGVPGLSVLTGDVGHGKSRLLEALAARLEQEGRARVVRVRAPAPDAVTQESLHDTLKAAIAELDSADMDESGAPRHGRGPPVGISGQASALPMLRQRGSPPLADVRHAAARALAAALRERARHEPLVLLVDDGHLADPTSLDALEVATLAGTRAPLWVCIAARPALLGLRPHLGERSARVAHHALPPLSPEASRALLLRLLLPAEHIPEPVLARLEQLAQGVPLSLVELAGALRAAGALRASPGGGWYIAPDALLDVSVTPLFERLAARALAGLPEAHRVLARLCAVLGTEVEVSRVDAALRHLDAKDEPGRVASLDAGAGLQRLARTGLLRPVAPGRFVFRHPLLREALEALLPPPTRRALHAAALRATPKEGLAERRRRAHHAAACGAHEEATTTFLALAEEARRAHLSVEAEQHYTRALALLPEGDVERRSRALAGRGRVRHRLQRFREGLADLASARVLAEARGDVALQVDLLLEEATSRDWMEDIDGSTSCTRDALERIEQLDDPRLSLRCTLARGRLHIRQGEWGSAARILTSAVEGAELAREHETGVVAGALLGSALTFLDRTEEAATRFDEALVRCEEAGDALHLAATLINRVLLWLRLGDVARMEEDLRRAMALGRELGHAQVERWSTFNLAEVLYMQGRLEEALPLARRVHELGVRFFREHPVPVDALLLARIGAALGDLDEATRQLRWIETHCAPESLPPTAVMRRLVELQVREARPGGAAPDSRAWHALVEDAATYASDDEKAEIILQAARGALQAGLKQEAQGWLERAERAVEGAPLWRPRLESLRASLCAL